The Metabacillus endolithicus nucleotide sequence GGATGTTTGGGTATGAGAGTCTATTACCAGGGATGCACTAATTGGATAACGTGGTTACTGCCACATAAATTATTATAAATGTTGGGCATGAATGGGAAATTACACTTTTAATATTTATTTAAATCTATAAAGTAAATTGCAAATTTTAAAAATCCCCTCATATATATAAATGATGTCTATATGAGGGAGAGATACGTTTGAAATATGATATTACAAGAGATTATATAAGTCATGGCAATTCGCGTTCTGGTGAAAAGATAAACGACGTTAAGTTTATAGTGAGTCATGACACTGGAAATCCTGGTGCAAGTGCTTATGCTAATCGAAATTACTTTGACAGAGTCCAACCGTCTGCATCAGCTCACACGTTTATCGATGATAAGTACATCTTAGAAATAATTCCTACAGATGAAAAGGCATGGCATGTTCGATATGGAGTAGAGAAAGATGATGCATTATATGGTGAAGATGCAAATGATGCTGCCATTGGAGTTGAACTAACATATGGAGGGGATATAGACTTTTGGGAGGCTTACAGGAGATATGTGTGGTACCATGCTTACCTAGTTGAAAAGTATAACCTTAATCCTAGAACAGACATCATTGCGCACAGTTCTTTAGATCCCTCAAGAAGAACAGATCCACAAAATGCTCTTAATAGGTACGGAATCTCATGGAACGAATTTATTGATGATGTTGTACAGGCGACTGAGAAGTATTTTAAAGGCAAAGATTTTCCAGAACCTGTCGTAAAGGGAGTATCTGTCAGATTACCATTAGATATAGGTGATGAAGGTCCTTTTGTAAGAGATATACAAAAGGATCTAATTAAAGCCGGTATTGGCTTGCCAATTTATGGCGCTGATGGCATATATGGATCAGAAACAAAACGCGCAGTTATGAGGTTTCAGAAAAAATATGATTTGCTTGTCGATGGACTTGTTGGACCAAATACATTAAATAAGTTAAAAGAAGTAACTTCATCAAGTCGGAATATAAATGAATTTCCTTTACCTAATGGAATTTTATCACGGGGAGATGAGGGTCCCAAGGTGAAGCAATTACAAAGGGCTTTAAAAGAAATAAATTTTGATCCAAAATATATAGATGGAATATACGGGCCGTTAACAGAAGATGCGGTGAGAAGATTTCAATCAATGTACGCTGCTTTAGTAAACGATGGTATTTATGGTCCAAACACGAGGCAGTATATAGAAATGGAACTGGAGGAAAATGGTTAACTAAAATCTCCAAGACGAATTTCACTTATTGGTTATTAACCGTAACGAGTGTAAGAATAAACCATAATATATATAGTGAAAAATTTTTTTGAGGGAGGTGGGATAATTTTAAACTTGTTACCCATAACCTTGATTTTTATCTGTTCAGCCTGTGCATGGTTTATTCCATCAGAACAAATTCATACTCAGTTTCCCTCTTTAGAGGTTTTTGGAAAAATGGGAACCGTGTTATCAGCTATATTATTCTTTATAATATGTGCAATTAATTTACTATTTAAAGCATAAATAATTGGATCGAAATTGTTCGTTCAAAAACGTCATCCAAAGTGATGACGTTTTTGAAATTCATATATAATGATTTTAGGGAATTTAAGAAAAGTGTTTATCTTATCATTAATCCTTAATTATTACATAAAATTGGTCCTTATAATTTTTCAGTTCAACTTTCATTCATCTCCCCTATAATTGTTATATTCCTTGAGTGCATCGATTACTTCCTGTTGTCTTTCTTTAACTAGTTTATAGTTTGTATCTAAGGAATAAACACTGGGTGCCTGAGGTAAACCTGCTAATATTGTAGCTTCATCGAAACTAAGCTTAGATGGGTCTTTCCCAAAGTAATTTTCACTGGCTTCCTTGATACCGTAGTTTCCGTCCCCGTAATATATAATATTAACGTAAAGCTCTAAAATTTGATCCTTGGTATATGTCCCCTCAAGGTCAAATGCTACTAATAATTCGGCGATTTTTCTAATGAATGTTTGATTATCACTAAAGTATAGGTTTTTTGCTACTTGTTGTGTTATGGTACTACCACCTTGTTTTATTTCATTTTCTTTTAAGTTTATAATAGCTGCCCTAACAAGTGAAATAATATCGAACGCTCCATGTTCATAAAAACGGTGATCCTCAATTGAGATAATTGCATCGGTGAAAAGGGGGCTAACATCTTCTAGAGGAACATAATCTTTATCCTTTTTAATTATCTCAACCTTTTCTCCCAATGTTACCTCACCAATGACTTCTTTATATTTGTAATAGCCTAATAACCCAATTACTATTACGTATACTAAAAGAATACCTAACCCAAAACTTATTACTCTTCCAATAATTTTTAGCACCGTCAATCCCCGTGTTAATTTTGACATATATTTATAGTATATCAAATCAAGGGGAAGCCCGTTATAATTTAAGCGAAATACTCTATCGTTTAATGGTATTATAAGTGCTTTTGGGGAAAGTAGTATGTATTTTCAACGTAGTATCATAAAGAGTGATTTTTTAAACGGCGAGAGGGAGTTGATGTGAAAAAGAAAGAAAAAACACCTCAGTTCCTATTTGGAAAGATCCATATCGGAGGTGCTTTTTTGTTTGGAACAAAAAATGTCTATGCCATTGAATAATTACAAAATTAAAGTGGGTTAAAGCAGTGTTTAAAATGGAAATTTTTAGTACCTGTATGCACTTTCGCAAGTGTTTGCCCTTGGTTCGTAATAACAGTGCTGTTTATATTGACCCGCAAATGGCTGATTGTACCATGTCGGTGGACATTCACCAGTGGGATTAAAATACCATAGAGCATACTTTGAAGGATGTTGTCTCCAAAACTTTACTACGTCTCGAGCCAATTTTCTCTCCACATCTCTTGCTGGTCTGTAAAATAAACTTCCTTTTTGTACTGCTTCAAAAGAGTAATTACCGCCTTGTATTTGGAAAATTACATCTCGTATAGATCTTAAACCTTTAAAATCTAAACAATCAACCACCGCTCGATTTACAATGACATTTCCAACCATAAGCATTCCAAGCCGACCCTCACCGACAGCCTCTGCATGCATCATCCTTGCGATTAAATCAATGTCCTTATCGGTGTATCTTACTCTAGTCACTATCATCACCTCTTTAACAATTTTATGTAAAAGTTATAGAAAAATGTTAGTCTTATTAACTTGATCTTTTAGGTCTGTTTTATTTTAACAACACATATTTTTCCATGTAACTGACCCCCAGGTCCTACTTTAAAAAGAGCAGTAAGAAAAACAACACTTATTTTTCTAAATTAAATTGTTTAACATTGCTAAATAGGAGGACAATTAGACCAAATCTTATAACAGTACGCAATTGTCCAGATTAGATATTGTAGGGCGTAAAAAGGGAGTTTGGTTAATATTAACCAAACTCCCTTTTTGTGTATTTAACCTTATCTGTTTTTTTGTGCATCAATATATGCTCCAACAATTCTATTAGCTATCCTTTTATTTATAGCGTCTTGATCAGTTCCCGCCCATGGTACAACAACACTAAATGAAATCTTAGGATTATCTGATGGGTAGTAACCGACAAAATTAAGATTATTTGTTTTATATCCCCAGTATTTCCTTTTTGGTCCGTAATATAACGTCTGTGAAGTACCTGTTTTTCCGGCTACACTATAATCAAAATATCCCTTTGCTGTTCCTGAGGAGACAACAAGTTTAAAGCCTTGTTGTACTCTTTCTATATCTTCCTTTGTGTTATTTACCTTATTAAGGATAATCGGATCTTTATCAACTACTACTGTTCCAAGACCTTTTCCCATGGTCGGTTCATGTATACTAGTTACGACTCTAGGTTGAACCCTATAACCACCATTTGCTATAGTTGATACATACTGAGCGAGTTGAAGTGGTGTATATGTGTCAAATTGTCCTATTGCAATATCAAGTAATTTTCCTGGACTATCGGGTTCGTTCGTTAACCCGTCTGACTCGTTTGGTAAATCAATACCTGTTAATACTCCTAATCCAAATTGCGCAAAGTAGTTCCTTAACTTCTGAAAGTCCTCTGCTGAAGCATTAAAAGTTCCGTTGTGCTTGTAAGTGATATCTGCGATATTCATTGCAGTATGGAACATATAGACATTTGATGATAGCCTAAGAGCATCCAAATCTGAGACTGGACCAAGTGGGCGATATGATCCTTTTGTTGGGGTTCCACTAAAATCTAGTGGACGATCTAAATATACCTGACCATGTTTCATACCATCTTGATACCCAGCAAGTACAGTTGCACCTTTTATTGTTGAGCCAGCTTCATACTGTGTTGTAAATGTCCCGTAAGCAAAGTCTAGAAATTTCCCATTATGTTTCATTTGTTTTCCTGCCATCGCTAATATATCTCCTTGAAAAGGGTCCATTATAACGACAAATGCACGATCCATTAAGAAATTTGCAGGATCTTTACTTGCTTTTACTAGTTCATCTTTAATGATATCTTGGACTTTATTTTGTAGTTTTATGTCAAAAGAAAGCTTAAGATCATGACCTCTTTCCCCTTGTTTATATAGTTCTGTTGAGATTGTTCTATCATTACTTGAAACATACTTTATAATTTTTTTTTGTGGGTTTAAGTAATCCTCATACTGAAACTCAAGATAGCTTTTACCAACTCGATCATTTCTTGAATAATCTCTAACTAAATAATATTCTTCACGAGATTGAAGAATACCCTGCTGAGATGAACTAACATCTCCAAAAATTGTTCTTAATGATTCATAGGGATAATATCTTTTCCAGTTAGTTATAAGATTGATACCAGGGAGCTTTGATAAATTTTCGGCAACCCTCGCCATCTCTGCCTTTGATAGATTAAAAGACTTTACGAGTTGTGGTTCATACTCATAACCTGAGGAAAAACATGTGTACAAAAAGGCTAATTCCATTTCAGTATCACTTTTTTTTATAGCTTGGATTACTTCTTTAGAAATTCGGTCCAATTGTAACTGGTACGTTTTAGTTGGCTTAAAATTCAACTCTTCTTTAGATAATAATTCCTTTGCCTTTACTGGATTGGAGGCTAACCAATAATCCTTTATATCACGATCTTTTAGTTCCTTCTTTAAATAGCTAGTTTCGAAGTCTATATATTCTGCTAGTCTTTCGGCAGTTTTCAATTTTTTTTCAGTATTTGTTTCTTTCGTAGCAGTATATGTTATTGCAGGTACTCCGACGTTTCCAACGACGATACGATTGTAGCGGTCATACATTTTTCCGCGTGGTACAGGGAGACTTGAGAAATCCGATTCCGTTTCACTAACCTTCTCCCTATATTCCTCACCATGAACGATTTGAATAACCCCAAGACGTATGATAAGTATTACAAATAATATGAAAACGAAAAGGAACAGTACATTCACTCGGAAATTCCTCGCGTTTTTCATACCTTTTAGTGTTGTTCTAGTGTTTTTCTCAACTTCCAAACTAACATCTCCTTTAGTAACCTCAGTCAGAAACTAGAATAAAAGTCATCTTTCTACGAGGACTTTTACTTTATAACATACAACACTTGTTCTTGATTTGTAAAAAATCCTGTTTAGAAAACTATTAGCTTAATTATGGAATATTTATGAATATTTGTGATTATTTCTAAATACAGATTCTTAATAAGAAGAGGGAAATTTATGAAATATGACACTACAAGGGTCTATATAAAAGCTACGATTATTGAAAATCTGGTGAAAAACTTGGTGTTGTATTTCATCGTAATACGATATTAATTGAAAATTATATCTTAATAAGATATAATTTTTTTAAATAAGTTCCTACAGATTTTGTGAGGATTAAATAAGGTCTGTACCTAATGGAAGCGAGAATCTTTTTGAGGAGTAAATTAAAAGATCATTGTTGTTTTCCAAACTGCAGTAGATGGCTTATTGCCTAGTCCTTTAGAGGGGTACTTAATCAAAAAGTCATTGACCTAATATTGAAGGTATGTATAGTTTTTATGCCATGATCTTAAGATTCAAAGGGGCTTTTTTGTAAAAGGAAGTTTACCCTTTTATTAACGGATTTAACATGACCAACTGCGCTTAATGCTTAAGATTCTAGGTTAGTTAGGACGTCTCAAATGTACTAACTAACCATGAAGGCCAGTACTTTTCGGTTTATAGGGTTTTTAGAATGGTTCGTAAAAGGTGTCTGGATAAAAAAATATATCCTTAAGTTACTTTAACGCACTGTGATGGGGTGGAGGTAATAGATTGAAATGTTTTGCATGTAATTTAACCTTTGAATTGAATACAAAAATTGTACTAACAGAGGAGTCTGTAGTCCTTCATAACACTTGTGCGATTGAAGTCCCAGTAAATATTAAATTTAAAGGTTTGTACGTAGAAATTCTTAATAGTGATACAGATAGCTGCGACTGACCTACTTCTTGGTATGACTACCAATTATTTTCAACTTTTTACATACCAAAGTAAAGAAATATACTTTCTTCTTAATCATTTCGTTCCCCCTATTCCTTTTAGTCTATTATATTCAGGAATTTCATAAAGGGCAGCCTAATTTATTCAAATTAGTCACGGGTACATAAACTTTAAAGAGTTAAGACAATCTTATGTATTTTTGGGGGAATAGTCTTACTTTGAGCAAACTATTATTACAATAAATAAATTGTAATTACTCTATCCCTGGATGTTCATACATTCCGTCTTATATTAAAATAACGTCTTAATTTCAGTTAAGAACTAACAGCAGTAAACTTTCAGGACTCCCCCTTAATCTCTTTTGCATAGTGGTCTTGCAAGAATCTTATTCGATTAATCTCTTCAAGATGGATTTCTGATAGTTTTTCTAGTTTATCTCTTCCTAACTCAGTAACTTCAATTAGGACACTTCTTCCATCTAAAGGATTCTTTCTCCGGGTAACCAAACCAGTTTGTTCACATCTATCTATTAAGCCAACACATGCATGGTGTGTAATTTGTAATCGCTGGGATAGTTCTCCAGGTGTTGCATAATTCCTATCTGGGAAACCCATTACAGTCAACAACAATTGATGCTGCTGTGGTGTTATCCCGATTTCTCGCGCAGCGGATTCACTGAAGTTTAAGAATTTCCGTAGTTGATACCTAAACTCGGATAGAAAGACGAAAGTATCTTTTGACACTGAGTTTTCCTTCATTTAGCAGTCAACCTTTCTAAATTGAATTTGAGGTTTATTTCTTATCGAATATAACTATCTAGAGTGGAAAGTTTTAGGTATTAGATAGTCTAATAAATATGATTTTATCATACTAGGGTACAAGTAAGCCAAATACTTAAAACTAACCTATAATACAGAAAGGTTACAAAGGGGGTTCGTTCTAACGAAGGTGCGGCATTTCAGCTTAAGATTCTTGGTGCTAATTGTAATAAGATTATCAAAAATGAAATATAGAGGTCATATTCTTATATAAAGGGAGGTCGGAGTGTGGATAGAGAGATCTTAAAAGGTAGTGTAGACATTCTTTTCTTAGTTCTTCTAACAAAGAAAGACATGTATGGTTATGAAATGGCACATTTGTTAGATCTAAACAGCAACTCACTTTACAGAATGAGTGAGGGGACATTATATGGGGCTTTGAGGCGGCTAGAAACAAGAGGTTTAATTAGCTCATATGTTCCAGATTCAAAAGGAAGTATTAAAAGATATTACCACATAACGTCTAATGGAAGAAAGGAGCTTGAACATAAACTTACTAATTGGGAACTTCTTTGTGATCTAATTAGGAAAAGTCATGAATGGAGTAAATCAGTTGAACGTTAACAGAAACCTAGACACATTGATCAATTCTTTAACAGGAGTTCGATAATCCTCTTAACCCTGTCTGTCATTTGTTATTAAAGTTCAAAAATGAGTGTACTTACTCTGTAATAATATATGATCAAATTGACCAAAAAATCAATCCACACACACTAGTCAATGTGAAAAAATTGCTAATTACCTAGTTCATAGGTTTATGAAGATCCTAACCTATTATTGAGAACTTCTATATATAAACAAATTATCTCTGAGGGTAAAATTAATTTCTACAAAATAAATGATAAATAGGTGATAAGTTTGCTCTACCTGCTATTGATGTTTCTTATATGTTTTCCCTTGATTACTGTTTTTACACGGAGGAAAATTTACATAAAAACGTCTACTATGGCTGCAGTAATGGCAGTAGGAATCATCACACAGGGGGTTTTTACTAATTACTTTAGTTTTGTTGATACAAATATTTTTGGCAAACTTTTAAGTGCTTTTACTATTTCGTTATGGGCTTCGTTCTTATTTTCATTGGTCTTAGCCTTTAGAGATAGACAATTTATAAACATCCACTATGATAATCCAATTAATCGCTTTGGTATTGGAACGTGGGTCGCTAGTACTTCGGTTTGTAGTATTTTAATAAGTAATAATTTTCCAGAACGGCTTCAATTAGTTAAGTACGTTACTATCCTAAACGTAATTCTATGGATGACCTACATCATAATAAGTATAATTGCCCTTAGAGACATACATAGATTGGAATTGACAAATAAGGTTCATGGAATTCTTTTATTAACCACTGTAAGTACACAATCCATTGTCCTGCTATTGAATACTGTTTTTAAAGAAAAAGTGGCCTTTTATATAAATATTTCCTTATTATTAGTAGGGACACTATTTTATATTATATGCGCAATTTTAATTCTAAACCGATATTTAAAAAGTTATAAAAGTTTAAACATTGAAGATGAATGGCAAAATACGAATTGTATTTTGCATGGAGCAGTATCAATTACCGGTCTAGCTTGTATCCTTTCAAATGCGTTTGATGATTTAATGATTACGTTATTATGGGTGATCGCGGCTTCTGTCTTTCTTGTTGTCGAATTAGTTGAGATTTATAGATTATTTAAGCGTATTAAACGATTCGGAATTTGGGATGGGCTTATTTATTTATGATGTTACACAGTGGAGCCGCATTTTTACATTTGGAATGTTTTATGCCCTAACATTTAGAAGTTATACAGGGGTAGGTTCCTATTCACAAGTTCAAAAACTTGTAATCAGTGTAGGTGTTTGGGTAATTCTTTTACTTATAATTTTCGAGTTCATTTTAAGCATTAGGGGGATCATTAATTTATCAGTTAAGGATACAAGACAGAGCAAGAAAGTGGTAGACCGTTAGATATTATTAGCGATCTTTTTGAAGGGTCTTATCCAATTTGGAACAGAAAAGGGAATTGTACAGACGTTATTTAAACAGCTTTTTCAACAATAAAAAAATACTAGAGTTTGAAAAACAACTGTTTTAGTTTAATTAGTAGCCTTCTTAATATGACTTAAAAGGGCAGACACATCTGTAAAAAAGCTTTACGTTCGTGAACTGTTGCCCTAGCCTCATTTCAATAAATGCTCATAAAAAAAGACCCTGTAGATGAATTTTGCTCTACAGGATACAACTAAACAAGGGTGTGTGTTCTTTGAATTAACTAGTTTATCACAAAGGACTTTTATCGTGAGTTGTTGGTTTAATATACCCCCTTAAGATGGGTGTTATTGATTGGTGTATTTGACTCCTATTCAACACATGCATTAAGAATATAAAAGCTTCAATAACTAATAACAAGATAAGGATATATAAACCAATATTAATAATTGCAGTTTTAAGTAAATAAAACTCAACATGTTTTTGAGGTAACTCTAGATTTATTGTAAATAAATAAAGGGTACCGAATGTAAAGTTACGTGCCCATTGGGAAACATGATAGCATCCAATTGCTTTTTGAAAAGAATACTTTGAAAGACGGGAAAACATTCTGCTGATTTCAATTCCTTCAACAAGAAAAAACATAGTCAATGCTAGCAGCCATATATAAAAAATTATAGTGTTGTTAATTGTTCCTGAACTAATTGCAGCTATTCCAGAA carries:
- a CDS encoding cell wall hydrolase — its product is MTRVRYTDKDIDLIARMMHAEAVGEGRLGMLMVGNVIVNRAVVDCLDFKGLRSIRDVIFQIQGGNYSFEAVQKGSLFYRPARDVERKLARDVVKFWRQHPSKYALWYFNPTGECPPTWYNQPFAGQYKQHCYYEPRANTCESAYRY
- a CDS encoding transglycosylase domain-containing protein; the encoded protein is MLKIIGRVISFGLGILLVYVIVIGLLGYYKYKEVIGEVTLGEKVEIIKKDKDYVPLEDVSPLFTDAIISIEDHRFYEHGAFDIISLVRAAIINLKENEIKQGGSTITQQVAKNLYFSDNQTFIRKIAELLVAFDLEGTYTKDQILELYVNIIYYGDGNYGIKEASENYFGKDPSKLSFDEATILAGLPQAPSVYSLDTNYKLVKERQQEVIDALKEYNNYRGDE
- a CDS encoding MarR family winged helix-turn-helix transcriptional regulator; protein product: MKENSVSKDTFVFLSEFRYQLRKFLNFSESAAREIGITPQQHQLLLTVMGFPDRNYATPGELSQRLQITHHACVGLIDRCEQTGLVTRRKNPLDGRSVLIEVTELGRDKLEKLSEIHLEEINRIRFLQDHYAKEIKGES
- a CDS encoding peptidoglycan-binding domain-containing protein, with the translated sequence MPIYGADGIYGSETKRAVMRFQKKYDLLVDGLVGPNTLNKLKEVTSSSRNINEFPLPNGILSRGDEGPKVKQLQRALKEINFDPKYIDGIYGPLTEDAVRRFQSMYAALVNDGIYGPNTRQYIEMELEENG
- a CDS encoding peptidoglycan D,D-transpeptidase FtsI family protein; the protein is MEVEKNTRTTLKGMKNARNFRVNVLFLFVFILFVILIIRLGVIQIVHGEEYREKVSETESDFSSLPVPRGKMYDRYNRIVVGNVGVPAITYTATKETNTEKKLKTAERLAEYIDFETSYLKKELKDRDIKDYWLASNPVKAKELLSKEELNFKPTKTYQLQLDRISKEVIQAIKKSDTEMELAFLYTCFSSGYEYEPQLVKSFNLSKAEMARVAENLSKLPGINLITNWKRYYPYESLRTIFGDVSSSQQGILQSREEYYLVRDYSRNDRVGKSYLEFQYEDYLNPQKKIIKYVSSNDRTISTELYKQGERGHDLKLSFDIKLQNKVQDIIKDELVKASKDPANFLMDRAFVVIMDPFQGDILAMAGKQMKHNGKFLDFAYGTFTTQYEAGSTIKGATVLAGYQDGMKHGQVYLDRPLDFSGTPTKGSYRPLGPVSDLDALRLSSNVYMFHTAMNIADITYKHNGTFNASAEDFQKLRNYFAQFGLGVLTGIDLPNESDGLTNEPDSPGKLLDIAIGQFDTYTPLQLAQYVSTIANGGYRVQPRVVTSIHEPTMGKGLGTVVVDKDPIILNKVNNTKEDIERVQQGFKLVVSSGTAKGYFDYSVAGKTGTSQTLYYGPKRKYWGYKTNNLNFVGYYPSDNPKISFSVVVPWAGTDQDAINKRIANRIVGAYIDAQKNR
- a CDS encoding PadR family transcriptional regulator, whose protein sequence is MDREILKGSVDILFLVLLTKKDMYGYEMAHLLDLNSNSLYRMSEGTLYGALRRLETRGLISSYVPDSKGSIKRYYHITSNGRKELEHKLTNWELLCDLIRKSHEWSKSVER